From a single Nostoc flagelliforme CCNUN1 genomic region:
- a CDS encoding DEAD/DEAH box helicase produces MLESEKLIQIIQAWLGYIRLEELTQAEVERSSDIYSKVVDKGVQLVGNKLLLDSEVFTQFQQQQQAAKRGNKNDVQVAVAFPQIYRINGKGKEQRLKYLPLFTIDISPIFKGNYRKTGWDLTEYEFQPVVVNLMRLYGLEEEQAESLIVASGILKFLEDTFKGRFPTLRDFLELVDLPEGKYKTSRQPYLLRCDFTPYNALLKQDIQEIFKELQQPDCNSEWLTETHPAMQYLWGEPQSPRHEVMFWGAFPDHAPDEFQASVLKHAQENLLTAVCGPPGTGKTEVFLHLIAQQVVDRALRLVRGKDDANNLILFVGTNNSTIKKFQQRLTINSSAQQFYLPGGNQTIIRKSTLPKLQSCQDWLRNAEFNQSAWSKAKLELLQAESEIQQLIEQDRFNTVQKVTDAELRSQLDVEIQSLNNEIAAKSSELQALTEQLSSLSDYANFPLDAYQQIREELSQAERELPKESDSITKRALNWLNATTDQRIFRRLALRINAAVLNTLASSHPFQIPLDRLSLTTAQASVNQKLDFSQQWQNLNRKVTEIQTQLTAFNKKRELKQAEHQQIQKQIDSYPQGDFYNLFYRDHHQLQLELFQRAWAFLLQEVLRRKESVMRALETYGSVLTGDGGALLKLSTDGDAIFRDLSLIFPVISSSLQSIRNMLPILQPNSVKLALVDEAGTTLVHQLFPLLVRSQRAVVAGDPQQIEPIVNLCDDTIKQYLKTAFLDMGMGNEDYYRYAPTAKYTATAYHRAAGASGTESDLGNGIILSNHYRCTPPIIQFCSPNYPGGLQILSGDQQTATVKHLLAYHVEGSHTHNTNPEEIDAVETIIASLLKHGYSTNSDDNSKTIGVMSPFSQQANALKYRLSNRWRNFSWDDIGTVHTFQGGEKAAIIFSPYQCHQEHSFWFLNRKPNLLNTAVSRARELFILVGNLRELELAGGETKRLVEHIRQYGEIRSE; encoded by the coding sequence ATGCTAGAGTCAGAAAAACTTATCCAGATAATACAAGCTTGGTTAGGCTATATCAGGTTAGAAGAACTGACTCAAGCTGAAGTCGAGCGTTCTTCAGATATCTATTCAAAAGTAGTAGATAAGGGAGTGCAGCTTGTTGGCAACAAGCTACTCTTAGATAGCGAAGTATTTACGCAATTCCAGCAACAGCAGCAAGCAGCCAAAAGAGGGAACAAAAATGATGTTCAGGTGGCTGTTGCTTTCCCACAAATCTATAGAATCAACGGCAAGGGCAAAGAGCAAAGGCTGAAATACCTACCTCTGTTTACAATTGATATTTCGCCCATCTTTAAAGGTAATTACCGCAAAACTGGCTGGGACTTGACCGAGTACGAGTTTCAGCCAGTGGTTGTTAACTTAATGCGGCTGTACGGACTAGAGGAGGAGCAAGCCGAATCACTGATTGTTGCGTCAGGAATTTTGAAATTTTTAGAAGACACATTTAAAGGAAGATTCCCAACGCTTCGAGACTTTCTTGAACTGGTAGATTTACCCGAAGGGAAGTACAAAACCTCTCGACAACCTTATTTGCTTCGCTGCGACTTTACACCCTATAACGCCCTTCTCAAGCAAGACATACAAGAAATATTCAAGGAACTTCAACAACCTGACTGTAATAGTGAATGGCTAACTGAAACTCACCCAGCAATGCAGTACTTATGGGGAGAGCCACAATCACCCAGGCATGAGGTAATGTTCTGGGGAGCTTTCCCCGATCATGCGCCTGATGAATTTCAAGCCTCTGTTCTCAAACACGCCCAAGAGAACTTACTAACTGCTGTTTGTGGGCCTCCGGGAACTGGAAAAACAGAAGTGTTTCTGCACCTCATAGCACAGCAAGTAGTGGATCGGGCGTTACGGCTTGTTCGCGGTAAAGATGATGCAAATAATTTAATACTCTTTGTCGGCACTAATAACAGCACCATTAAAAAATTCCAACAACGACTGACTATAAATTCTTCTGCTCAACAGTTTTATCTTCCTGGCGGCAACCAAACTATTATTCGTAAGTCAACTCTACCCAAACTGCAATCTTGCCAAGATTGGCTGCGTAATGCTGAATTTAATCAATCTGCTTGGTCAAAAGCCAAACTCGAATTACTGCAAGCAGAGAGTGAAATTCAGCAACTCATAGAGCAAGACCGCTTTAATACTGTCCAAAAAGTTACCGATGCCGAACTGCGATCGCAATTGGATGTAGAGATCCAATCTCTCAATAACGAGATTGCTGCCAAGTCTTCCGAGTTACAAGCCCTAACTGAACAGCTATCAAGTTTGTCAGATTATGCAAATTTTCCCCTTGATGCCTACCAGCAAATACGAGAAGAGTTATCCCAGGCAGAACGAGAACTACCAAAAGAGTCTGACTCCATCACCAAACGCGCCTTGAACTGGCTTAATGCTACTACCGATCAGCGAATTTTCCGCCGGTTGGCTTTGCGGATCAACGCTGCTGTGTTAAACACCTTGGCTTCCTCACATCCCTTTCAGATCCCCCTTGACCGCTTGAGTTTAACCACAGCCCAGGCTTCTGTTAACCAAAAACTCGATTTTTCACAGCAATGGCAGAATCTTAACCGGAAAGTAACTGAAATTCAAACCCAACTAACAGCTTTTAATAAGAAAAGAGAGTTAAAACAAGCAGAACATCAACAAATTCAGAAACAAATCGATAGTTACCCACAAGGGGATTTCTACAATCTTTTTTACCGCGACCACCACCAATTACAGCTAGAACTGTTTCAACGTGCCTGGGCGTTTCTGTTGCAAGAAGTTCTCCGACGCAAGGAGAGCGTTATGAGGGCTTTAGAAACTTACGGCAGCGTCTTGACGGGCGACGGAGGGGCATTGCTCAAACTGTCAACAGACGGTGATGCCATCTTCCGTGACTTGAGTTTGATTTTCCCCGTTATTAGTTCCAGCCTGCAATCAATACGTAATATGCTGCCAATTCTCCAACCCAATAGCGTAAAGCTGGCACTGGTGGATGAAGCTGGGACAACTCTTGTACATCAATTATTTCCCTTGCTGGTGCGATCGCAACGGGCAGTAGTAGCAGGCGACCCCCAACAAATTGAGCCAATCGTAAACCTTTGCGACGATACCATCAAACAATATCTGAAAACTGCCTTTCTGGATATGGGCATGGGGAATGAAGACTACTATCGCTATGCCCCCACTGCCAAATACACTGCCACTGCTTATCATCGCGCTGCTGGTGCTAGTGGCACAGAATCCGACTTAGGCAACGGCATTATCCTCTCTAATCATTACCGTTGCACCCCACCCATTATCCAATTTTGTAGCCCCAATTATCCCGGTGGTCTGCAAATCCTTTCAGGTGATCAGCAGACTGCAACGGTCAAGCATCTGCTGGCTTACCACGTTGAAGGAAGCCACACCCATAATACCAATCCAGAAGAAATTGATGCTGTAGAAACTATAATTGCGTCCTTGCTAAAACATGGGTACTCTACTAACTCGGATGACAACTCAAAAACAATTGGGGTGATGTCGCCGTTTTCGCAGCAAGCTAACGCGCTCAAGTATCGACTATCTAACCGTTGGCGAAACTTTTCTTGGGATGATATTGGCACAGTTCACACCTTCCAGGGGGGAGAAAAAGCAGCCATCATCTTCTCTCCTTACCAGTGCCATCAAGAGCATAGTTTTTGGTTCCTCAACCGCAAACCCAATTTACTGAATACAGCCGTTAGTAGAGCAAGGGAATTGTTTATTTTGGTGGGCAATCTCAGGGAACTAGAATTAGCTGGCGGTGAAACCAAGCGGTTAGTTGAACATATTCGGCAATATGGAGAAATTCGTTCTGAGTGA